The genomic interval AAATTACGAATCTGATGAATCATAATACCTATATAAATTTAATGACCTTGAAGGGATTTGAACCCATATCATAGGAATCGGAATCCTATATTCTATCCAATTAAACTACAAGGTCTAATTTTTTAAATTAATTTTTTATTGAATAAATTCATAGTTTTTTGTAATCCATTTTCAATAAATGAAAATATTATATCAATACCTATTGAAAATAATTTTTGGGATAATTTTTTATATTCTTCTTTATCCCAGTTTTCTAACACATAATTAACTTTTGAAGAAAAATTATTATTCTTTATTCCAAAACGAAGACGAGCATAATGTGATGTTCCTAACTCTTTTTCAATGTTTTTCAATCCATTATGACCTCCATCTCCTCCTTTTCCTCTTAATCTAAGATTTCCAAAATGAAGATAAATATCATCAGATATGATAAGAATATTTTTATAATCAATTTTCTCTTTATTTATCCAATATTTAACAGAAATTCCGGAACAATTCACATAAGTTAAAGGTTTTAAAAAAAAAAGTTTTTTTTTTCAAAATTTAATTTTGAGACAAAACCCAATTTTTTTTCTAAAAAAGAAAAAGAATATTTTTTTGCAATTTGATCTAAAATTAAAAATCCTAAATTGTGTCTTGTTTTCTCATATACAAATCCAGGATTTCCTAATCCAACTATTAAAAATTTTTCCATTTTTTTATATATATTCTGAATGAAAGACTTCATTCACTTTCATTCCTATATCTGCTGGTGATTTTACTACATGTATTCCACATTTTTCCATGATATTCATTTTTACTTGTGCCGTTTCTATTTCGTTTCCTATAATAGCTCCAGCATGACCCATTATACGTCCTTTTGGAGCAGTTTGACCTGCTATAAATCCTATTATTGGTTTTTTATTTTTTGATTTTTTTATCCATTCTGAAGCCTCAATTTCTAATTTTCCACCTATTTCTCCAATCATTACAATACATTCTGTTTCAATATCTTTAAAAAATATTTCTAAAATTTCTTTTATATTCATTCCAATAATACTATCCCCTCCTATTCCAATAGCAGTGGAGATTCCGTATCCTTCTTTTACTATTTGATCTGCTGCTTCATAAGTCAGTGTTCCAGATCTAGATACAATTCCTACTTTTCCTTTTTTATTGAAAACTAAATTGGGCATAATCCCTACTTTTGCTTTTTCAGAAGAAATAATCCCCGGACAGTTTGGACCAATCAAACGTGATTTCTTTCCTTTTAAAAAATGTTTTACTAAAATCATGTCTGAAACAGGAATTCCTTCAGTAATACATACAATAATTTCAATATTTGTGCTAATTGCTTCTAGAATAGCATCTGAAGCAAATAAAGAAGGAAC from Blattabacterium cuenoti carries:
- the sucD gene encoding succinate--CoA ligase subunit alpha produces the protein MSILIDETIKVIVQGLTGKEGLFHTEQMMNYGTSIVGGVTPGKGGKVFLGIPIFNTMYEAVNNTGGNVSVIFVPSLFASDAILEAISTNIEIIVCITEGIPVSDMILVKHFLKGKKSRLIGPNCPGIISSEKAKVGIMPNLVFNKKGKVGIVSRSGTLTYEAADQIVKEGYGISTAIGIGGDSIIGMNIKEILEIFFKDIETECIVMIGEIGGKLEIEASEWIKKSKNKKPIIGFIAGQTAPKGRIMGHAGAIIGNEIETAQVKMNIMEKCGIHVVKSPADIGMKVNEVFHSEYI
- a CDS encoding aminoacyl-tRNA hydrolase, producing the protein MNCSGISVKYWINKEKIDYKNILIISDDIYLHFGNLRLRGKGGDGGHNGLKNIEKELGTSHYARLRFGIKNNNFSSKVNYVLENWDKEEYKKLSQKLFSIGIDIIFSFIENGLQKTMNLFNKKLI